GCTCCAGCAACTCGAGCAGCAGGCGGTAGTCGGCATCGCTGCCGAAGATCGGCTGGCGGTTGTTGCCGCGCTGGATCAGGTGGTGCGGATAGCCAGGGAGGGTCAGCCGGGGAAGTCGGGCCATGGCAACTCAGAGGAATTGGAATCTGACCCCAATTATCCTGACCCGGTCCCGCAGAAATTCGAATCTGACCCCAATTAACTGGCTGACGGCGGCGTGAGGGCTGGGCTGACAGCCAGGCAGGCGGTTTCGGCGAAAAATGCCAGTTGGCCGGAGGTACCGATGCCGTTTGCTGTTTACATGATCGGGTTCCTGCTGTTCATGGCCATCGTGGTCTGGGCGGCCGTGGTGGTGGGGGTGGCGCAGCTCTACATCACCATCGCCGCGCTGGTGCTGCTGGCGATCGGGGTGGTGGTCGGTTTGGCGCGCTCCCGCTCCAGGCCGCGCCGGCGCGGTCCGTACTAGGGCGCCTGCAGGGCCGGGAAGCGTTCGGCCTCGAGGCCTTCGAGGCCGAACTCGGACAGGATGGCGCGCAGGCGCTCGGCGGCGCTGCGCTTCTTCTGGCCGGTGTAGCGCGCCAGGATCAGTTCGTTCTTCAGGCTGTGCTCCCAGCCGACCAGCTCGGTCACCGTCACCTGGTAGCCACGGGCTTCCAGGTACAGGCAGCGCAGCACGTTGGTCAACTGGCTGCCCATTTCGCGGGTGTGCAGCGGGTGCCGCCATAGCTCGGCCAGCGGGGTTCGCGCCAGGGACAGCGCCTTGTTGCGGCGCAGCCGCGCCGCCACCTCGGCCTGGCAGCACGGCACCAGCACCATGGCCTGCGCCTGCTTGCGCAAGCCGAAGGCGATGGCGTCGTCGGTCGCGGTGTCGCAGGCATGCAGGGCCGTGACCAGGTCGATGCGCTCGGGCAGCGTCTGTTCGCCGGCGGCCTCCGCGGCGCTGATGTTCAGGAACGCCATGCGGTCGAACCCCAGGCGCGCCGCCAGTTCGCGCGACCGCGCCACCAGCTCGGGCCGCGTTTCGATGCCGAACACCCTGCCCTTGCCCATCGGCTTGAGCGACAGGTCGTAGAGGATGAAGCCGAGGTACGACTTTCCGGCGCCATGGTCGGCGATGGTGGGGCCGGCCTCGGAGGCCGGCAGTTGCGCCAGCAACGGCTCGATGAACTGGTGCAGGTGGTGCACCTGCTTGAGCTTGCGCCGCGAATCCTGGTTGAGCTTGCCGTCCCGCGTGAGGATGTGCAGTTCCTTGAGCAGCTCGGTCGACTGCCCCGGCCGGATCTCGGGCTCGCGTGCCTCCGCCGTCATGAGCGCCCCACCCCCAGCGCCAGCCAGCCCCGCGGACCGAGCCGCTCCAGCGTGCGAATGTTCGCCTCGTAGATCGCCTCGGCCTGCGGGAAGGCGGCCACCGCCCGGTCGATGCTGGCCTCGCGCAGCAGGTGCAGGGTCGGCCAGGGTGAGCGGTTGCTGCAGTTGGCGATGTCGTCCTCGCCCGCGCCGGCGAACACGAAGCGCGGATGGAAGCTGGCCAGCTGCAGCACGCCTTCCAGGCCCCTTCGTGCCAGCAGCCGCTCGCCGGCCCGCACCAGTTCGTTGAACAACAGGAAGTCCTCGAACCCCTGCGGCACCATGAGCAGCGTCGTATCGCGCTCCCCGGCGGGCAGGGCGAGCAGCGCATCGGCCTGCGCTTCCAGCTCGGTGAGCACCGGCGCGAAATCGTCGCCGGAACTCACCGCGAAATGCACCTGCCGCCGGGCATGGACCG
The sequence above is a segment of the Ramlibacter tataouinensis genome. Coding sequences within it:
- a CDS encoding class I SAM-dependent methyltransferase, whose translation is MTAEAREPEIRPGQSTELLKELHILTRDGKLNQDSRRKLKQVHHLHQFIEPLLAQLPASEAGPTIADHGAGKSYLGFILYDLSLKPMGKGRVFGIETRPELVARSRELAARLGFDRMAFLNISAAEAAGEQTLPERIDLVTALHACDTATDDAIAFGLRKQAQAMVLVPCCQAEVAARLRRNKALSLARTPLAELWRHPLHTREMGSQLTNVLRCLYLEARGYQVTVTELVGWEHSLKNELILARYTGQKKRSAAERLRAILSEFGLEGLEAERFPALQAP
- a CDS encoding DUF1415 domain-containing protein, which gives rise to MTTALPTAPVIEDTRLWLERAVIGLNLCPFAKAVHARRQVHFAVSSGDDFAPVLTELEAQADALLALPAGERDTTLLMVPQGFEDFLLFNELVRAGERLLARRGLEGVLQLASFHPRFVFAGAGEDDIANCSNRSPWPTLHLLREASIDRAVAAFPQAEAIYEANIRTLERLGPRGWLALGVGRS